TCCGAGAAGCCAAGGCGGCGCTGCTCCAGCGCCAGCCCGGCAGAGCACACCTACAGAACCGGGACCGCGAGGGCGGCCTCCCGCTAACACCCCCGGACCGTCGAGCCCGCAACCTCCGAAACCCCAGCCACCAAGAATTGACCCTCCGAAGGGAGGCACCCCTCATGTCTGAAGACGGGCGCGCGTTGGAAGCTGTCAAATTCCCAAGGTACGAACGCCGAGGCTTCTTCCTCGGGCTCAAGTGGTACCAGTTGCTCATCGTCGCCGGGGGAGTTGCCGTCGCCATCGTTGCCTCGGCGAGCCACGGTCCAGTCGGGTTGTTCACCACTGGGCCCATCTGGCTTGCGCTCATTCTGCTCGGTATCCTGCAGTACTCCCGTGTCCCATATCCAGTCTGGGCACAACAGATCGCGACGTTCTTTTATCGCGCAGCTGCGGGCCAGACGAGGTTTCTCGCAAAGCCTGAAGCTCCACGCCTCGTAAGCCGACTTGCCCTTCCGGGTGGGTTGGGCAGTCTGGAGATTCGAACGACCGTCCGTGGGGAATGCTTCCTGGTCGATGGACACGGCAAGGAGGTAATCGCGGTGCTGCGGTGCAGTACGCGGTCGTTCGCTCTCCTGGATGCTGACGATAAAGCGTGGGCAGTCCAGGCTTGGTCACGCGTTCAGGCCGGCATGGCCCAACGGCAAAGCGTTGCCCGCATCGCCATCCAGGACTACACGGTGCCCTACCCGTCATCGTCCCTCTGGGACTTCTACAGGGAGAATGCTCTGCCGGCGCGAGACAAGGAAGACTCTGGATGGGGTCAACGTGCATACGAGGACTTACTGGGGGCCGCCGGCTAAGCCATGAGCCATGAGCTGGTCGTCGCGGTTGTCCTGGACACGAGCAAGGCGCGACGGCGGATCAGGGAGTCGGGCGGGGGCGTCACCGGCCTTGAACACGTCCTGCGGCTCGAAGTCGATGCGATACGAACGTCGCTGGGTACTCACAACGTCAAAGTCGAGGAATGGTTCGGCGAGGCGGGGTTGCTTGCCATCATTCGCGGCGCTTTCGATCCTGCCCTTTTGCCCGACGGCAAAGCGATGGCCGCGACAGCTTCGGCGTCGAGTGCACCAGCGGCAGAGTCTACGGATGATCTCACGAGACGCGGCCCGATGGGCGTTGAGGAGCACTGGACGTACTTGCGGACGGATTCCGGCTTCCACCAGACCTTTTGGATTGCTGAATGGCCGCGGCAGAAAGTTTTCCCGGGCTTCCTCCACCCTCTGATCTATGTGGGCGAATTCCGCCACACCTTCACCGAGGTTATTCGGGCGGTACCTACTGCTGAAGCCCTTCGCGACATCCGTTCAGCCCAGGAAGCCCATGAGACCCGTCGCCGCATCAACGCGCGCTTCGACAGGCCGCTCACGCGTGAGCAAAGGGCCGAGGAAGAAGAGGTGACACAGAGGGAGGAAGAGATTGTCGCCGGTCACGGTGACGTCCGTCCGGCCGCGTACATGACCGTGACAGCGACTTCACTGGAGGACTTGGCGCGGCACCGCCTGGAGCTTGAGTCCGCCGCCGCCGGAGCATTCGTGGAACTGCGCCTTCTGTACGGACAGCAGTGGGCGGCCTTTGTGGCCAGCGGCCTGCCACTGGGAAGAGGACTGCGATGAAAACGACCAGGGCCACTTTCGAATACCTTCCATCTGACAAGAACTGGAACGAGCGGAAAGCACGACGCCGGCCGGCACCGCAGGAGTCCGGGCGGGCGAGTGCTCCGTCGGAGCATGAACAGCCGGGACTTCAGAAGTTTCGCTTGACGGGCGATTGGGGGAGTAGAGAACCGAACTCGCTCCGGGGCCCGCACCGGTTACGTCCAGCGCCGCACCGCGCCTCCACCATGACTTTCGCGGCCGCTTACCCTTTTCTTACCGAATCGGGGCTGGGGCATGAAGGCACCTACATCGGAACCGACGTCTTTGGGTCAGGAGCCTTCTCCTACGATCCCTGGATCCTTTACGACAAAGGGATCATCAGCGGCCCATCCATCGTCGTAATCGGAACCGTCGGCACAGGCAAATCGATGTGCGGCAAGTCGCTCGTGGCGCGGTCCATTACGTTGGGCAGGAAAGCCGCCGTCGCCTCTGATCCCAAGGGTGAGTGGGTCGCCGTCGCCAAAGCTGTCGGTGGCAAAGTCATCTCCGTTGGTCCCGGCCGTCCCGCACGAGTGAACCCGCTTGATGCGGGGCCGCGGTCGAGCGCCCTCACTGAAGCACAGTGGCAGGCTGTTGTTCGCCAGCGGCGCCGGTATCTCCTGGTGGCACTTGTCTCCCTCATGCGTCAAGGAATGCCGCTCCGACCCGTCGAGCACACGGCCTTGGATATCGCCCTCATGGAAACAATGGCGGAAAACTCCAACCCCACGCTGCCCATGGTGCTTGACCATTTGCTGCGACCGTCGAAGGAGATGGTAGCTCTCGTCGGGGTCGAGGGCGGAACCGCCGTCAGCCATTCCCTTAGACGCACGGTGTCCGGTGATCTCGAGGGCATGTTTGATGCTCCGTCCACCGTAGCCTTCGACGCGGACGCCCCAATGATGGTGATGGACACTTCGGCGCTCATTGGGGCTTCGGAGCAAGCCCTGTCATTAGCGGCCGCTTGCGGCGCTACCTGGCTGGAGGCGGCGATCACCAATCCCGACGGCGGCAAGCGCCTTGTCGTCTACGACGAAGGTTGGCGGATGCTCGCTGATCCTTACATGCTGGCGAAGATGAGCGAACAGTGGCGTTTGGCCAGAACTTACGGCATCGCCAACCTGCTGATTATGCATAAAGTCGCTGACCTCAACGAGATTGGTGACAGCACCAGCGGACATCGGCAGAAAGCCCTGGGTCTCCTCACCGAAGCCGACACCAGGATCATCTACCGCCAGAAGCACGACGCAATGCGGCTTACCAAGGAAGCGCTGGGCCTTACCGAAGCCGAGTGCGAGCACGTTGAGAATCTTCCGAAGGGCGTCGGTCTCTGGAAGGTCGGCAACCGCTCCTTCATCGTTGCCAACCGGGTGACAACGGACGAGTTGGACGTTTTCGGGACTGACGGCAGGATGCTGTGAGACAGCCAGTGAGTTCCCGGGCTGCCATCGACAATCCGCTCTGCACCGCTGCTCTCGTTGGAGCGGCGGCTTACGTATGTCTCTGCGCGTTGGTGCAGGCCGCGGCGCAGCTCGCGACCTCTTGGCACTGCGGCGCCTTGCCGCCGTCGCCCTTCAACCCGGGTGCCGTCGTCGGACTTTTGGCCAACAGGATGGACTGGATAGTCATCCGCAGTGGGGACTGCGCAGTCGGCACGGACAGCGTTTGGTGGATCTTGGCTCCGGCCCTGCTGCTGGTCGGAGCGCTCGCCGTGGCTGCGCTGGTTGCGTGGAGGCGGTGGAAGCAATCGGGGGCATGGCTCCGGCAGGACATCCTGAACCGGGACGGCGTTGCCCGTCGCGCCGAAATCGTCCACGACTTTGGGGCGAGGGCGGTGCAGAAGCGGGGGAAGTTCACGCGCCCGGGACTGGTGAAGCCTTCGGTGCAGGATCTGTCCTGGACCCTGGGTCGATCCCGCGGCGTCACGGTCCACGTTTCCACTGAAGAATCGATGGTGATCCAGGGTGCTCCCCGGTCCGGCAAGGGCCTCTACGTGGTCATCAACGCGATCCTCGACGCGCCCGGTGCCGTCGTAACGACGTCTACGCGGGCTGACAACCTTGTAGTGACCATGAAGGCAAGGGCTTCTGACGGGCGCCCGGTGACGGTGTTCGATCCCCAAGGCATGTCAGGCTTGCCGTCGTCCCTCCGCTGGTCACCGGTGCGGGGATGTGAGGACCCGGACGTTGCCACCCGGCGAGCGCTGGTCATTACCGCGGACACGGAGATGAAGGGCGAAAACGCTGCGTGGCAGAAGCGCTCGCTGATCGTCCTCCAATGCCTGCTCCATGCTGCTGCCCTGTCCGGCGAGGGAGTGGCTGCATTCCGACGCTGGTCCTCCAGCCCTGTGCTTGCCCGGGAAGCGCTGGAAGTCCTGGGCACGCCAGGCGCGGCGCTTGGTTGGCAGTCAGACCTGATGGGAATCCTGGAAGACGACCCGCGGAATACCTCGAACTCCTGGATCGGTGTCTCGGCAGCGGTTGCCCCGCTGTCTTCACCGAAGGTTTTGGCTGCACTGAACCCGCAGGATGAGTCCGAGGAGTTTGATCCGAAGGCGTTCATTCGGGAACGGGGCACGCTCTATTTGATCGGCACGCGCGCAGGCGCGGCTGCTGCCGGTCCATACCTGTCCGCCCTGATCGACGACATTGACAGCGCGGCACGCGAAATGGCGTTCGTTTCGCCAGGCGGCAGGCTTGAGCCGCCGCTGTCCCTCATACTCGATGAGATCGCCAACCTGGCTCCCTGGCCGGGCCTCCCCGTGGCGCTGGCTGATGGCGGCGGCATCGGCATCTCCACCCTCGTCGTCCTCCAATCCCTTTCTCAGGCCCGTTCGGGCTGGTCCATCGATGAAGCGTCAACAATATGGGACTCCGCCATCATTAAGGTGATTTTCGGAGGCGGATCTGACGAACACGACCTCCGATCGCTCGCCGGTCTGCTCGGCGAGCGCAGCTTGACGCTCACCACGCGTTCCTGGTCGTCACAGGGCCGGCAGGACGGCGAACAGCTTCGCGACCGTCCGGTGATCGCCTTGGACGAGATTCGACGCCTCCCAGCTGGCACCGCACTCATGCTGGGTCGGCGCACGCGGCCTATTCTGTTGGATCTCCTGGAATGGCACAAGCGCAAGGACGCCGGGGAACTGCGCCGCCTGAAGGCTGAGATGGAGCGCCTGTTGGCCGACGGGCACAAGCAGCGTCAACAGAAGACCGAAGGGGCTCCTGATGCATAGCCGTGACAACGTCGACGAGTTTGATGTTCCCTCCTCGGGTTCCTTTGGGGACGACGAGATTACTGCACAACTTTTCAGGTCGGCATTTGCCGGACAGGCTGGGCCCAAGTCCGTGACCCGCCGCTGGCGGGAGATGACGACCGAGCAATCACAGGAGGCATGGCGATCGCTATTTGCGTGGGTGCGATGGCTCGTGGCCACCTACCAACTGACGACGTCGGTCGTCCCGGACTGCTGGTGGCGTCACCCTGAGATCGTGGCTGAGTTGTACGCGCTTCACCGCGCGGAGTTGGCCTCCTACACAACGGACGATCCTGGCTTCGGGCCGCTCGCCTTCCATGAAAGGCTCCCACACGCAGTCGAACGTCTTAGGACGCACACCAGGGCGGCCGGATGCGTAGGACTGCAGGCACACAAGGATCCCGCACCGCGCATGCTTGCGAACGACGATCCGGCCTTCCTCGACTGGTGCAAGGCGGCCCATCAATTGGTTCCCGAATTCTGAGTCATGTCGCTCCAATGACCTGGTCGCCATGAACTGGTGTCTGCGCAGCTGAGCTGCGGTCCAAGAAACAGAAGGGTGGCTGTCGTGGCCGCTGCACCCGAAGTTCCGTCAAGCCCCTCCGCTGGCCCGAACTCCCCGTTGGAGCCTCAGCGACTGGCGCCCGAGGAACGTGTTGCTGCCTTGATGGACGGACTGCACTCGATTCTTGAAAAGGCTGTCGAGTCGCCATCACATTGGCAGGTTCTCCTTGACGCTTCCGCCAGCCTGTGGCGCTATTCCGGCGGGAACGTTGCCCTGCTGATGATGCAGATGGCACAGCGCGGTACCGACGAGCCCACGCTCGTGGCGGGCTTCAAGGAATGGGAGCGGCACGGGCGGAATGTTCTTCGTGGTGAGCATGCCTTGTGGGTGATTGCGCCAAGGACGGCCCGCGTTCAACAGGTGCTCTTGCCGGACGGCACGCGTCACCGCATCCCTGTTGGCGACAAGGCTCCCAACGGCGCCGTTGACGAGGGGAAGAAGACGCTCATCACTGGCTGGCGGGGCCAGGCTGTCTTCGACGTCTCCCAGACCGAGGGTACCCCGCTGCTGGTTCCTCGATCAGCTGGGCTCACGTCAGTCGAGGTGCCGCGGCTGTGGGAGTCGCTGGCTGGAGTTGCCCGCGCTCACGGCTTCTCAGTGCAAGTCACGGACTCGCAGTTCGGGCTCACAAGCGGCTTCACGGACTTTGCCCAGCATCGCGTTCAGGTGGGTGGCTGGCTGAACTCAGAGGAACGCGCAGCGGTGCTCGCGCATGAGCTCGGGCACGTTTTGCTCCACGGCCCGAACGACAATGTGGGCAAGTTGTATGGAAGCAGCGTGGACCACCGCGGGCTGGCCGAAGTCGAGGCGGAGTCAGTGGCCTACACGGTGCTTAAGGCGCACGGAATTGATAGAGGGCCTCAATCAGCAAGCTATCTGTCGGGCTGGGCTGATGCAGTTATCGAAGCGGAGCAGTCAGCAGCCGGAGCTACGTCGCGGAAGCCCGCCTCACGCGTGGATATTGCCAAATCAGTGCTTGGCCGGGTGACGGCCGCAAGTAAGGAAATTCTCGAAGTGACCGATCCGCCAGGACTGGGCGGGAAGGTTCCGGCTGCGGAAGCCTCCCTGCGGGTTGAAGGCCAGCAAACATTCGCGGGCGTGAAGCCGGCAGAGGGACCGCCGCAGGGCTTGGAAATGTCTGGCCCGTGAGGCCAGTCGATAAAGCGTTGGATGGGAAAGCCCCGTCCGCGAAGGAAGGACGCACGATATGAGCACCAAGATACCGATCAATATCGCCGGCAACCTCGTGGCAGATCCGGATCTGACCTACGGTGAGTCGGGGGTAGCCCACGCCAAGCTCCGCGTTGCGGTGAACCAGCGGGTCCAAGGTCCAGACGGATCCTGGCATGACGGGGAACCTGTTTTTCACAACGTCTCCGCGTTCCGGGCGCTCGCCGAGAATGCCTCCAATTCGCTGAAGAAGGGCGACCCCGTCACCGTTTCGGGTGAGCTGGAATTCCGTTCATTCGAAAAGGATGGGGAGCGGCGCGAGGCTCGTCGCATCGTCGCCGAGACCATTGGCCCGGACCTTCGCTTCGGTACCGCTGCATACCAGCGTTCTGCGCGTGCCGCTGGGCCGGGCGCTTCACCAGAGGCAGGCCTGCAGGCGGCGCCGGAGCCCGCCTACAACATCGCAACCAAGGGGCCGGTGTCGGTATCCCCTTTCGGCGAGCCGGCGCGGAATGAGGTTAGTCTCTGACCCTGCGCCGTTGGGTGGGGCTGCTGAGCTTGCCCCCTAGCGAGACATGGCAATGGCCTGGTACTTCCGTGGAGGACCAGGCCATTGCCATGCTGTCTCGCTGATGGACCGAGGTGCCTGCTACAGCCGCGAACTGCCCTTCCACTCGTCCGGTTCCACCCGCTTGATGCTCGAAGAGTGAGCCCAACCCATGTGGTACTTGCCGGAGGAATCCAGCCACTCGATGAGACCGTACTTGTGGGTCCAGCCGACGGCCCTGCCATAGATTCCGCCGACATACACCAACGGTAAGCCGTACTTCGGGAAGTCCCGAATAGGCGCCGGATCATCTATTGGACGGCTCGACTCAGCTTCCATCCGGGCCATCATGCGCTCGAGGTCTTCAGGCGAGCCGGATTTGATCACGCAAATAACTATAGAACACATGTTCGAATGCGGACTGCCGGGGAGCGGTCAGCGAGAGGAGCTTCGGGTATTGGGTGCATTCAGTGCGGATGGCGTTACGGCACTCACGGGACGCCCTTCGGCAGGTGCCCAAGCCAAGCAGTCGATCGCCTGAATGAAGTACGTGTCCGGCCATGGCGCGCCAGGCATAACCTGGGCAGGGTCCGGGGAGATAAGCAGGACCGATCCGGGCCAGATGGGTTCCGGCAGCGACTCCAGCCAGGCCCGCTGAGTATGGTTGAAACGGTTCCACCGGATTGTGACCCATGAGCCCGTGGGTTGTACTGCGTCAACGCTTACCAGCGTCACCTCCGCTGTTGTGCGGCCGAGCGCTCTGGCATCGCTGAAGGATCTCCACTGTTCCGTCGCCTGTTCCAGCCAGGCACGCCGTTGCGTGGTCCGTCGCCGCCATTGCCATCCGGTAAGCAGTGCAGCCGCGAGCAGCGTGGCCCCGCCCATTGACTTTGCAAAGAAAGGGATGCCGGCGGAGGGTAGGAGAACCAGAGAGAGGGCAGCCGCGGATAGAACAACCGCGCTGGCCAGTACCAACCCGGCTGTCGCAACTCTCGGTTTCACCGCTGGGTTCACGACCAATGTTTTGCCTCTTCAACCAGCTTAGATCTGCCAGCCGGAACTCGTAAGGACGACTTGCTGCGACCGGTGCACGTCAGATGGGCTCATCGCTGGGTGAGGGGCGGCCTGACAGCTTCCGGCGCTTTCAATTGCTTCCTGAATTTCTTCCCGCTGCTGCAACTGTTCCCACTCGTAGTCCGCCGGGGGAGCTCCCAATGGCAGGTGGGAATCGTAGATTCCCCATCTGTCCCTGAACAGGGCAACGTCGCGAATCAGTCCGCCCAAGGATTCTGTCGCACCCACGGCGGCAGTCAGCTCGTCCTTCCACGGAACATCCTGCGTCAGGGCAGCCCAGGCGACGGATTCCATCCTTTGCCGAATGCGTTCGCGGACCTGGACGATCATGTCTGCCAACTCGGGTCCCAGCGCAGAGAACGATTCGCGCAAAGGGCCTATCGCCGACGTGGGTGTTCCTTTTGTGTAGCGACGAAGCCGCGCGCTGAGGAGGGCCATCGGGTCGTGCACTGAATGGCCGTCCTGCACGGTCCGCTCCATGATGCGCTCTGCGCCGTGAAGGCCGACCGCTGTAGCTTTTCGCCAGGCGGCAACTGCAGCGCCCCACGACGGTGACGCGCTTAGTTCCTGCACTGCGAGCGGGGCACGCTTTCCCAGACAGCGTCTGAGGTCCTCACCGGCAGCAATCTGCGCGAGGTAATCGTACTCGGCAGACAGCCGTTCAAGGTTGTCCGCCTTCCTGCTCTCTGCTTCGCGGACCTCGTGGGCAGTCCGCTCGGCACCTTCTGCGGCTAATATCTCAGCGAGGATGCTGCGCCACGACAGCTGCTGCGAGGGGTCGATGGCTTGGTGTTCTGAGTCGTCGCCCTGGCTGACATATGCTGCGTTCTCGGACCGGCCGCGCGTCATGCTCACGTAGAGCAGCTCGCGGGTCAACCGGCCTTGTGTGACCACTGTGTGCCCGGTATCGACCGTAAGGCCTTGGGATCGGTGAGCGGTAGTAGCGTAGCCGAGCTCAACGGACGTCTCAAGATAGGCCCTGGGGAGTACGACGCTCGCTCCGGTCTCCCGCCGCACTGCGAGAACTGAGCCGTCGTGCCTATTGACCGCTCGGACGTCGAACATCGTGCCGTTTCGGACAAATTCGCCTTGACTGTCGATGAGTCGGCGATTGTTTCCGCGGGCGATGATGGTGTCACCGGAACCGGCCTGCAAGCCGTCGGTGAGTTGAGTTGCAAGCTCTGCGTCTACAACTCCCTGGGACACCAGGTCTGCTCGGGCGCGTTCGTTGAGCATGTTCACGGTCTCGTTGTCTGCGGCGATCAGGATGGACGACTTACCCGACCGCATGTCGGCCTGCCATGCAAGATACGCCTGGTCCAGCATGCTTAGGTAGGAACCGTGCCGGATCCGCCGATGCTGCTCGTAGTCCTCGATCGCCGAGTAGTCTCCCGCCCTCAGCTTGAGGGACGAAGTGCGCTCCCACACCTCATTGAATCTCCAAATGGTGCTAAGGGGCGTCGTCAGTCGCTGGCGGTCCAGCCAGCCGAGGACGCCGCCAGCGTCGATTGCGTCCAACTGGCCTGGGTCACCCACCAGAAGGATTTTCGCGCCGGCTTCCTTTGCTTGTTGCACGAGTGCAGCAAGCTGGAAGGTGGACACCATGGACGCTTCGTCAATGATGACGAGTTGATTCGGGTGGAAGCGCCACCGCTGGTGAGTCGCGGCGAGCCGGGCAGCTTCCTGGGCAAATGCAATGCTCCGGCGGTCGCTGTACTTGGACGAACTCAGGAGTTCCTGAACGTGAAAAAAGCGCCCAGCCCGGGTGGCCGCACCGTGTCCCATCGACTCGTGCAGCCACTTGGTAACGTTCTCGGTGACCATGCGAAGTTCCTGGCCCAGCACCTCTGCGCTCGCCGCAGCAGGGGCCAGCCCGACGACACTTCCGGGCCCATACTCTGCCTCCCAAACCGCCTTCACGGCCCCCAAAGTGGTGGTTTTTCCCGTTCCTGCCGGCCCGACGATGGCGTCCAGTCGGTTTCCGCTGAGGACGACGTCGGCAACGGCCGTGCGCTGATCGGCATGCAGCCTCGGCACCCGCAGCTGGGGGCCACTGTCCAGCGAGTCCATGATGACGGCTGGGCGGACAGTCGGTCCGCCGCCATCCTTCCTTGCTGTCAAGATGGCGTCCTCGCAAGCGAGTGTTGATGCGTCTGTGTAGAGGCGTGACCCATGGAAGTCGAAAACGCTCCGGTGATTGAGCTGCAAGTCCGGGCCAGCGTTGGATGGAAGGGAATAGCGGTAGTCGTTCAACGGCACTGATTGTTGTTCGGCAGCGGTGGCGACTGCGTCTATCAGGGCGGCCCGGTCTGAGGGCGTGCGACAGCGGATTTGGGCGCAGACTCTTTCCGCTTCGGCGAGCAGGTTCCAGCGGTTCCAGGTTGAGCGTTTTCCGGCAACCCGTTCCCTGGCGATGGTCGCGGCAGCGGAGGTCCAGTCGGGAGTGAAGTCCAGGACGGCAAAAGGGGCGACGCGGGAGCGGTTGATGGTGTGGGCGAGGACGTCAGATGGCTGAAAACCTTTGGCAATTGCTCGAGCCTGCCATTGTTCAGAGAGCTGGTGCAGTGGTGTGGGACTCTCGGGCTTCGGGGCGCGAGTAGAAAGGGTTGCCTGCTGGCGGAGTTTGATGGTGGTCGTAGCCGATGGAGTCTGGTCGTGATCCTTGGTCCACGCTGCCACAAGACGATCAGTTTCCAGGTCGATGAGGCGGGAGCGATTGGAGAATTCGCGGATGAGTTCTTCATCGATCCCGCTGAGCTGTTGGCTGGGGTTGTGCGTTGTGGTGAGGGGAGTGCGGATCTCGGGGTCGCACCCAAGGTCCCGTTGGAGGGCGTCGAACAGCAGGCCGTTGTAGTGTTCGCTCGCCGCGACCGCTGCTTTGTACAGAGCCCGGGAGTCGAGGGTGACCCAGGCTCCGTCGGTGACACGTTGTGTGCGGTTGGCGATAACCAGGTGGGTGTGGAGCTGCGGATCCCCGGTTCGTGACTCCCAGTGGTCGAACGCGGCGGCAACAGCTCCTTGCGTGCCGATATGGGCGACTCCGTTACGGTAAGCCCTTGTGTGGATGACGTTCTTTTCCAGCCACGCAAGGGTCGCCTCGACCGCTTCGTGGTGGGTTCGCAGGATCTGCTGCTGCTTGCTGTGTGGGCTCAGCGCCCAGAGTACGGACACCGACTTTGGCACGCTGAACGTCAGGTCGAAGCCAATGACCGCATGCCGTTGAGCTGATTGGCCGGTCTTGTTCTCGACAGCGGCAGATTGGGCGTGCGGCCTGCCCAGGGGAGTGCCGGTCAGCGGATGCACCGCCATGTCAAATACCGCTCTTGCGTCGGTTTCCGTGACGGCGTCACCCAGCGTCTTACTGATGCCGTTTAGTCCGCCGCCAATCCAACGCCCCTGGGGTGTGCCCGCCTTCATGTAGTACGTGGTGGGGTCCGGGGGAGAACCGGAAAAGTCATCCATCATCGTTGTCTTGAACAGGTAGCGCAGACCCGACCGGGCAGACAGACGTGCGATAGACATGGTCACAGTCGGGGCGCCCCTGCCTGCTGTTTGCTTGGATCCCAACCCCGCCGGCGGAGGATGTCCAAGGTTCGGACGTCAAGAGCCACTCCCTTGGCACGGGAGATTGAGACAAGCAAGGCCGCGGTGTGCGCCAGGTCCTGCACATTAGTCCGTTGAGCTCGTTTAAGGCGTGCGACCTCCGACTGGAGGAGGTTGATGCTCAGCCGCTGTTCCGAACTCTCGGCTTCGAGCCGGTCGATCTCTGCGGCTTGAGAGCGGAGCTTGGACTGAACCACTTGGCGTTGGTGCTCGCAGGATATCCTCTCGGACTCCAGGCGACGCTTCGTAGCCTGCAACTGCGCTTTGAGGTGCGGCGAGCTCAAAGTTGTTGCCGTCACTGTAGAAGGTCGAATTGTGGCTCGGTGGCGACGACTCCGGTGCCTGTTCGCGCAACGTTGGGAGCAGAACCGGTGGCTCCTCCGCGTCGCTTCGAAAGTGGTACGGCACTCTTCGCAATTCTTCTGGTTCACGTTGATTCATCAGCGAGGCTCAGCGGGGCGACATGACTGGCCGTGACAGCATCTAACGCTGGCGCCTTGGATGCCAGAGGTGTGAGGGCTGGATTCTAACGAGGAAGGTGGGGCGTGGAGCGGCTCTCGAGTAAGAGCTCGGCGCGTTCGACTACCGACAAGTGGTGTTCGTTGAGGCGCTCGCGGGCTAGGGGACTCGCCAATTCACAGTCTAGGATTTCGACTAGATGCCGGTGAAGCTGGGCTTCCGCGTGGCGGGAGAAGAACACGAGTAAAGCGGGGCGGTGGTCCTGCAGGACCAGCTCACGCTGGCAACTTGTAACGTCATTCCAAATTGGCTTGATCTGCATGAGAAGTAGCCTTGCCCGCAGCGCGAAGATGCCCTGCCGGAGGCGTCCCGCCATGCGGGGGAGAAGTAGTCCAAGACTGACCAGGAGCACAGCAGCCGTCTCTCCGATCCAGTAGAAGCCTGTCAGTGCGGCAGCTGTTTGACTGTCGGCGCCTTCAGCTGCAATCACAGCGCCGTAGATCAGCCGGTCCAGCAGGACAAGTGCGAAGAGGACGCATCCCCCTGCGATGAGGGAAAAAGCCGACCGGAAGGCCGGTGCGTGCATTTGCGGGACGTTGCTGCGGCACACCCGGGCTATGTCGAGGCAGACCCACATGATGAAAGCGGAGCCTGTCCAGAGGAAGACTGCCATCCCGGGCTGGTCAGCGTAGGTCAGCGGCAAGTTGGGATCGGTGCCATCCACGCGGCTGGCGAGAAACCCGGCCGTCACTGTGGTGCACACGGCGGCAGCAGCGAATCTGCCCAAGACGAGCTGCCGCCGTCGTACTTCTGTATCTGTAACCGCTGCCAGCAGAATCGCCGTGCGAAACTGCCAGAACCCCAGGAGCAAGGACAAGAGGGTAACCAGCCCGACGCGGTTGTGTCCGCCAAGTAATGGATCGACGGTGTAGTAGACCGCTGGGACATAAAGGGTACAGGCGATCGCAGCGAGGATAGTCGCGCGGAAGACGCTTCCGCGGTGAGCATCGAGCGCTGTTGGAAGCCTGAGAACGGTCAGGACCCAGAGTGCGGCGGCAGGG
This region of Arthrobacter sp. DNA4 genomic DNA includes:
- a CDS encoding ATP-binding protein — its product is MTFAAAYPFLTESGLGHEGTYIGTDVFGSGAFSYDPWILYDKGIISGPSIVVIGTVGTGKSMCGKSLVARSITLGRKAAVASDPKGEWVAVAKAVGGKVISVGPGRPARVNPLDAGPRSSALTEAQWQAVVRQRRRYLLVALVSLMRQGMPLRPVEHTALDIALMETMAENSNPTLPMVLDHLLRPSKEMVALVGVEGGTAVSHSLRRTVSGDLEGMFDAPSTVAFDADAPMMVMDTSALIGASEQALSLAAACGATWLEAAITNPDGGKRLVVYDEGWRMLADPYMLAKMSEQWRLARTYGIANLLIMHKVADLNEIGDSTSGHRQKALGLLTEADTRIIYRQKHDAMRLTKEALGLTEAECEHVENLPKGVGLWKVGNRSFIVANRVTTDELDVFGTDGRML
- a CDS encoding type IV secretory system conjugative DNA transfer family protein, which gives rise to MAPALLLVGALAVAALVAWRRWKQSGAWLRQDILNRDGVARRAEIVHDFGARAVQKRGKFTRPGLVKPSVQDLSWTLGRSRGVTVHVSTEESMVIQGAPRSGKGLYVVINAILDAPGAVVTTSTRADNLVVTMKARASDGRPVTVFDPQGMSGLPSSLRWSPVRGCEDPDVATRRALVITADTEMKGENAAWQKRSLIVLQCLLHAAALSGEGVAAFRRWSSSPVLAREALEVLGTPGAALGWQSDLMGILEDDPRNTSNSWIGVSAAVAPLSSPKVLAALNPQDESEEFDPKAFIRERGTLYLIGTRAGAAAAGPYLSALIDDIDSAAREMAFVSPGGRLEPPLSLILDEIANLAPWPGLPVALADGGGIGISTLVVLQSLSQARSGWSIDEASTIWDSAIIKVIFGGGSDEHDLRSLAGLLGERSLTLTTRSWSSQGRQDGEQLRDRPVIALDEIRRLPAGTALMLGRRTRPILLDLLEWHKRKDAGELRRLKAEMERLLADGHKQRQQKTEGAPDA
- a CDS encoding ArdC-like ssDNA-binding domain-containing protein, with product MDGLHSILEKAVESPSHWQVLLDASASLWRYSGGNVALLMMQMAQRGTDEPTLVAGFKEWERHGRNVLRGEHALWVIAPRTARVQQVLLPDGTRHRIPVGDKAPNGAVDEGKKTLITGWRGQAVFDVSQTEGTPLLVPRSAGLTSVEVPRLWESLAGVARAHGFSVQVTDSQFGLTSGFTDFAQHRVQVGGWLNSEERAAVLAHELGHVLLHGPNDNVGKLYGSSVDHRGLAEVEAESVAYTVLKAHGIDRGPQSASYLSGWADAVIEAEQSAAGATSRKPASRVDIAKSVLGRVTAASKEILEVTDPPGLGGKVPAAEASLRVEGQQTFAGVKPAEGPPQGLEMSGP
- a CDS encoding single-stranded DNA-binding protein, whose product is MSTKIPINIAGNLVADPDLTYGESGVAHAKLRVAVNQRVQGPDGSWHDGEPVFHNVSAFRALAENASNSLKKGDPVTVSGELEFRSFEKDGERREARRIVAETIGPDLRFGTAAYQRSARAAGPGASPEAGLQAAPEPAYNIATKGPVSVSPFGEPARNEVSL